TCTGAGTGATCGCTTGAGTGAGTACGAATATGGCTAATTGCCCCATTCACATCAGCGACAACCTTAACTCCCAAAGTTAACCCTAACCACTCTTGGTCGAAGTCATCGACACCAGCGGTCGTTGCGCTCGGCAATAAGGGTAATGCCTCAGGGCACGCTTTCATGACAACACCATGTGAGTTCATCGCTCGCTCAATCAGCGGCAACACCTGTTTGGCCACATCTACGTGCACCAGTAGCGTATCCAAAGCGTTACATACCGTTGGGCGCTGCACCTTAGCGTTAATCACCAAGTCACTGACTTTATCAAGCTGAGCGTCTTTATCGACGAACATGTGGCAGATACCGATACCGCCGGTGATCACTGGCATCCGCGCCTGCTGCTTACACAGCTGATGCAAACCGGAGCCACCGCGAGGGATCAACATATCAACGTAGTCGTCCATCTGCAGCAGCGCACTAACCAAAGCGCGATCAGGCGAATCGATCAGCTGCACTGCCTGCTTAGGCAAGTTGTGGCTCTCCAGTGCAGTGTGAATTGCAGCAAGTAAAGCACGGTTCGAGTGCATGGTTTCTTTACCGCCGCGTAATATCGCTGCGTTACCGGTTTTCAGCGCCAGCACCGCGATATCAACGGTCACGTTTGGTCGAGCTTCGTAGATAACTCCAATTACCCCAAGCGGGATGCGACGCTGAGACAGGCGCATGCCGTTATCAAGCAACCGGCTTTCCAACTCCTCGCCAACCGGATCTGCCAAGCCAATGACGGTGTCAATATCAGCACAGATGGCGCTAAGGCGTTGTTCGTTCAGTAACAGTCGATCAAGCATCGCCGCTTCTAGGCCATTAGCCTTAGCCAGCGCCATATCTTGATCGTTCGCAGCGATGATTGCCGTTTGGTTTGCTAAAAGCTGATCGCGTATCGCTGTTAGCAGAGCATTCTTAGCGGCGCTGCCAAGCTCTAA
The genomic region above belongs to Ferrimonas lipolytica and contains:
- a CDS encoding glutamate-5-semialdehyde dehydrogenase, whose product is MTANPLTAMGQAAREASFSLLELGSAAKNALLTAIRDQLLANQTAIIAANDQDMALAKANGLEAAMLDRLLLNEQRLSAICADIDTVIGLADPVGEELESRLLDNGMRLSQRRIPLGVIGVIYEARPNVTVDIAVLALKTGNAAILRGGKETMHSNRALLAAIHTALESHNLPKQAVQLIDSPDRALVSALLQMDDYVDMLIPRGGSGLHQLCKQQARMPVITGGIGICHMFVDKDAQLDKVSDLVINAKVQRPTVCNALDTLLVHVDVAKQVLPLIERAMNSHGVVMKACPEALPLLPSATTAGVDDFDQEWLGLTLGVKVVADVNGAISHIRTHSSDHSESILTDNISTANRFIAAINSAAVYVNASTRFTDGSEFGLGAEVAVSTQKLHARGPMGLSALTTYKWLGQADYLARS